In Streptomyces violaceusniger Tu 4113, one DNA window encodes the following:
- a CDS encoding cysteine desulfurase-like protein, whose amino-acid sequence MAYDITAIRAQFPALKAGSAHFDGPGGTQTPLPVIEAITDALGNPLANRGRLTAGERNSEALVQSARQAMADLLGSDPAGVVFGRSATALTYDFSRTLAKTWAPGDEVVVSRLDHDSNIRPWIQAAEAAGATVRWADFDPATGELTPDDISAQLGGRTRLVAVTAASNLIGTRPAIPEISRRVHAAGALLYVDGVHYTAHAHVDIRQLGADFFCCSPYKFFGPHLGVLASRPELLETLAPDKLLPSTNAVPERFEFGTLPYEFLAGTRAAVDFLATLAPGAEGSRRERLASSFTALEQYEATLRRRIDEGLAALDPITIHSRAADRTPTVLLTIDGRDTTDAYRHLASRGVDAPSGSFYAVEASRRLGLGDTGGLRIGLAPYNSAEDVDRLLEALSDFLRTPAPRE is encoded by the coding sequence ATGGCATACGACATCACCGCCATCCGCGCACAGTTCCCCGCACTGAAGGCCGGATCGGCCCACTTCGACGGGCCCGGGGGCACCCAGACCCCCCTCCCCGTCATCGAGGCCATCACCGACGCGCTGGGCAACCCGCTGGCCAACCGAGGCCGGCTCACCGCGGGGGAGCGCAACTCCGAGGCCCTCGTCCAGTCGGCTCGGCAGGCCATGGCCGATCTGCTCGGCTCCGACCCGGCCGGGGTGGTCTTCGGGCGCAGCGCCACCGCCCTCACCTACGACTTCTCCCGCACCCTCGCCAAGACCTGGGCACCGGGGGACGAGGTCGTGGTGTCCCGGCTGGACCACGACTCCAACATCCGCCCCTGGATCCAGGCCGCCGAAGCCGCCGGGGCCACAGTGCGCTGGGCCGACTTCGACCCCGCGACCGGCGAACTGACCCCCGACGACATCAGCGCCCAGCTCGGCGGCCGTACCCGGCTGGTCGCGGTCACCGCCGCCTCGAACCTGATCGGCACCCGCCCGGCCATCCCGGAGATCTCCCGGCGGGTGCACGCGGCCGGGGCGCTGCTCTACGTCGACGGCGTGCACTACACCGCCCACGCCCATGTCGACATCCGACAGCTCGGAGCGGACTTCTTCTGCTGCTCCCCCTACAAGTTCTTCGGCCCCCACCTCGGCGTCCTGGCGAGCCGGCCCGAGCTCCTGGAGACCCTGGCCCCGGACAAGCTGCTTCCCTCGACGAACGCCGTCCCCGAGCGCTTCGAATTCGGCACCCTGCCCTACGAATTCCTCGCCGGCACCCGCGCCGCCGTCGACTTCCTCGCCACCCTGGCCCCCGGCGCCGAAGGCAGCCGGAGGGAGCGGCTGGCGTCGTCGTTCACGGCCCTCGAACAGTACGAGGCCACCCTTCGCCGGCGCATCGACGAGGGCCTGGCCGCCCTCGACCCGATCACCATCCACTCCCGGGCGGCGGACCGCACCCCGACCGTGCTGCTGACCATCGACGGCCGCGACACCACCGACGCCTACCGCCACCTCGCGAGCCGCGGCGTCGACGCCCCCTCCGGCTCCTTCTACGCGGTGGAGGCATCCCGCAGGCTGGGCCTGGGCGACACCGGCGGCCTGCGCATCGGCCTGGCCCCCTACAACAGCGCCGAGGACGTGGACCGATTGCTGGAGGCGCTCTCGGACTTCCTGCGCACGCCGGCCCCACGCGAATGA
- a CDS encoding AI-2E family transporter produces the protein MSSDAPPPPERPKGRARRARRGVTGGPAGRASRAVARARHSGSAALAAAVRRAGDEDGRVHPGLRLATAYAWRLMVIGVAVYLAFSVLGQFELVAVAVFLALVATALLRPLADLLARVLPRPLAVALAVFGTLFVVLGLLALVGNAAAGEAGRLVGELRGGISRIERWLEGPPFHVRRGVLSGTHDKVTSFVSRHRATLISRALSSAGRVVEAGTALFLALFCSIFFIHSGDRMWRWFRGQLPERARSPWDRAARAAWTTFAGYTRGIIVVAASNAALVGIALSLLRVPLALPLTLLVFFATFVPLIGSPIALAVATVVALAGRGPAIAAVVLLLIVAVGQFEGHVLHPLVMSWAVRLHPVVVAISVIAGSIVAGVIGAIVAVPMVSVAWSVTRALRRRPPDEA, from the coding sequence GTGAGCAGCGACGCTCCTCCCCCGCCCGAGCGACCGAAAGGGCGGGCGAGACGCGCTCGGCGTGGTGTCACCGGCGGCCCCGCGGGGCGGGCCTCGCGGGCGGTGGCGCGGGCCCGCCACTCCGGCTCCGCGGCCCTGGCGGCGGCGGTGCGCCGGGCCGGGGACGAGGACGGGCGGGTCCATCCCGGGCTGCGCCTGGCCACCGCCTACGCATGGCGGCTGATGGTCATCGGAGTGGCCGTCTATCTGGCGTTCTCGGTGCTGGGGCAGTTCGAGCTCGTCGCGGTCGCGGTGTTTCTCGCGCTGGTGGCCACCGCCTTGCTGCGGCCGCTGGCCGATCTGCTGGCGCGCGTTCTCCCGAGACCGCTGGCGGTGGCGCTGGCGGTGTTCGGCACGCTGTTCGTGGTGCTCGGGCTGCTGGCGCTGGTGGGAAACGCGGCGGCCGGGGAGGCGGGCCGGCTCGTGGGTGAGCTGCGCGGCGGGATCAGCCGGATCGAGCGGTGGCTGGAGGGGCCGCCGTTCCATGTCCGGCGCGGCGTGCTGTCGGGGACCCACGACAAGGTCACCTCCTTTGTGTCGCGACATCGCGCGACGCTGATCAGCAGGGCGCTCAGCAGCGCGGGGCGGGTCGTGGAGGCGGGCACGGCGCTGTTCCTGGCCCTGTTCTGTTCGATCTTCTTCATCCATTCCGGGGACCGGATGTGGCGGTGGTTCCGGGGCCAGCTCCCCGAGCGCGCCCGGTCTCCGTGGGACCGGGCGGCGCGGGCGGCGTGGACCACCTTCGCCGGATACACCCGGGGCATCATCGTCGTGGCGGCCTCCAACGCGGCCCTGGTCGGCATCGCCCTGTCCCTGCTGCGGGTGCCGCTGGCCCTGCCGCTGACGCTGCTGGTCTTCTTCGCGACGTTCGTTCCTCTGATCGGTTCGCCGATCGCGCTGGCGGTGGCGACGGTCGTGGCTCTGGCCGGGCGGGGTCCGGCCATCGCGGCCGTGGTGCTGTTGCTGATCGTGGCGGTCGGTCAGTTCGAGGGCCATGTACTGCATCCGCTGGTGATGAGCTGGGCGGTACGGCTCCATCCGGTGGTGGTGGCGATTTCGGTCATCGCCGGAAGCATCGTCGCGGGGGTGATCGGGGCGATCGTGGCGGTACCCATGGTGTCCGTCGCCTGGTCGGTGACGCGGGCGTTGCGCCGCCGACCGCCCGACGAAGCCTGA
- a CDS encoding IS5 family transposase (programmed frameshift) translates to MGRGDLTDAEWERLRPFLPVSNGRCGRWRDHRQVIDGILHRVRTGVQWRDLPERFGPWKTVYERHRLWSADGTWERLLQQVQAAADAAGDIDWDLAVDSTIVRAHQHAAGARTDPPPAAASKGAETRTPGRASVAEPARPAGGGGAGGEGLGRSRGGLTSKLHLSADGRCRPLSLIVTGGQRADCTQFQPVLEKIRVPRPGPGRPRTKPDSLAADKAYSNGPCRDYLRRRGIRHIIPEKSDSQAARLRKGSRGGRPPGFDEERYKKRNTVERAINRLKQSRAVATRYDKRGYVFLGTATTAALVIWLRT, encoded by the exons ATGGGGCGGGGTGATCTGACGGATGCGGAGTGGGAACGACTGCGGCCGTTCCTGCCGGTCAGCAATGGACGTTGTGGCAGGTGGCGGGATCATCGACAGGTGATCGACGGGATCCTGCACCGCGTGCGCACCGGGGTGCAGTGGCGTGATCTGCCCGAACGGTTCGGACCGTGGAAGACCGTCTATGAACGCCACCGGCTATGGTCGGCCGACGGCACCTGGGAACGCCTGCTGCAGCAGGTCCAAGCCGCGGCCGACGCCGCGGGCGACATCGACTGGGACCTGGCGGTCGACTCGACCATCGTGCGCGCTCATCAGCACGCGGCCGGTGCTCGCACAGATCCGCCGCCGGCAGCCGCGTCAAAGGGGGCCGAAACA AGAACACCAGGACGAGCCTCCGTGGCAGAGCCTGCTCGCCCGGCTGGTGGAGGTGGTGCAGGAGGTGAGGGACTGGGCCGCTCGCGCGGCGGACTCACGAGCAAGCTCCACCTGAGCGCCGACGGCCGCTGCCGCCCGCTGTCCCTGATTGTCACCGGTGGACAGCGGGCGGACTGCACCCAGTTCCAGCCGGTGCTGGAGAAGATCCGCGTTCCACGGCCGGGGCCGGGCAGACCGCGCACAAAGCCCGACAGCCTCGCCGCTGACAAGGCCTACAGCAACGGGCCCTGCCGCGACTACCTGCGACGACGGGGCATCCGGCACATCATCCCGGAGAAGTCCGACAGTCAGGCCGCCCGCCTGCGTAAAGGCTCACGCGGCGGACGGCCACCCGGCTTCGACGAGGAACGGTACAAGAAGCGCAACACGGTCGAGCGGGCGATCAACAGGTTGAAGCAGTCCCGGGCCGTGGCCACTCGCTACGACAAACGCGGCTACGTCTTCCTCGGCACAGCCACCACAGCCGCGCTGGTCATTTGGCTTCGCACATGA
- a CDS encoding globin domain-containing protein, whose product MLSQKSAETVRATLPAVGEAIGTIADLFYRKLFAAHPELPRNLFNRAHQAAGTQRQALAGAIAACATALVERPGVRPDTLLSRIAHKHASLGVSAAQYPVVHRHLSAAIAEVLGDAASEEVIAAWDEVYWLMANALIETERRLYAEQGVLAGGTWRQWDVIERTRETADVVTFLIRPADGRPAPAFRAGQYVSVQVELADGARQIRQYSLTNAPDATVRTFSVKRVNAGEDPAGEVSGHLHDHVHDGDELTVSAPYGDMVLDATDAPLLLASAGIGCTPIVAMLEELAARGHRAPVIAVHADRSPADHALRADQERLVTKLAQGTAHVWYERPDGDWPAERTGHVDLSGIGIPNGVQAYLCGPLPFMRSVRTQLLERGVHPSAIHYEVFGPDLWLPRGDDEGR is encoded by the coding sequence ATGCTCTCCCAGAAGTCCGCCGAGACCGTCCGCGCCACGCTTCCCGCCGTCGGTGAGGCCATCGGCACCATCGCCGACCTGTTCTACCGGAAGCTCTTCGCGGCCCATCCCGAACTGCCGCGGAATCTGTTCAACCGGGCCCACCAGGCCGCGGGCACGCAACGGCAGGCTCTCGCGGGCGCGATCGCCGCGTGCGCCACCGCCCTGGTGGAGCGGCCGGGAGTCCGCCCCGACACCCTGCTGAGCCGGATCGCCCACAAGCACGCCTCGCTCGGGGTGAGCGCCGCGCAGTATCCGGTGGTGCACCGTCATCTGTCCGCCGCCATCGCGGAGGTGCTCGGCGACGCTGCCAGCGAGGAGGTGATCGCCGCCTGGGACGAGGTCTACTGGCTGATGGCCAACGCCCTGATCGAGACCGAGCGGCGGCTGTACGCGGAGCAGGGGGTGCTGGCCGGCGGGACCTGGCGGCAGTGGGATGTGATCGAGCGGACCCGGGAGACCGCGGACGTGGTCACCTTCCTGATACGGCCTGCGGACGGCCGCCCCGCCCCGGCGTTCCGGGCGGGCCAGTACGTCTCGGTGCAGGTGGAACTGGCCGACGGGGCGCGGCAGATCCGCCAGTACAGCCTGACCAACGCCCCCGACGCCACGGTGCGCACCTTCTCCGTCAAGCGCGTGAACGCCGGCGAGGACCCGGCCGGTGAGGTCTCCGGCCATCTGCACGACCATGTCCACGACGGCGATGAGCTCACCGTCTCCGCGCCGTACGGCGACATGGTGCTCGACGCCACGGACGCGCCACTGCTGCTCGCCTCCGCGGGGATCGGCTGCACCCCGATCGTGGCCATGCTGGAGGAGCTGGCGGCCAGAGGACATCGGGCCCCGGTCATCGCCGTCCACGCCGACCGCTCCCCCGCCGACCACGCCCTGCGCGCCGACCAGGAACGGCTGGTCACCAAGCTGGCGCAGGGCACCGCCCATGTGTGGTACGAGCGGCCCGATGGCGACTGGCCGGCCGAGCGCACCGGCCACGTCGACCTGTCCGGGATCGGGATCCCCAACGGCGTCCAGGCGTATCTGTGCGGGCCGCTGCCCTTCATGCGGTCGGTGCGGACCCAACTGCTGGAGCGCGGTGTGCACCCCTCCGCGATCCACTACGAGGTCTTCGGGCCCGATCTGTGGCTGCCGCGGGGCGACGACGAGGGTCGCTGA
- a CDS encoding aldo/keto reductase — MKTRELGRTGIQVSPYCLGTMMFGQVGNPDPDDCVRIIHRALDSGINFVDTADVYGPHGVSEEIVGKALTGRRDDIVLATKVNGAMGEDPNRGGSSRRWIITEVEHSLRRLRTDHIDLYQLHHPDPRTDIEETLSALTDLVRSGKVRAIGSSNLPASEIVEAQWVADRRGLQRFRTEQPTYSLLNRGIEREILPVCQRYGMGTLVWSPLAMGLLTGRYRRGGPPVRNARMNWVPRHLTDERKLDAVERLIPLAEEAGLSLTHLAMAFAITHPGVTSAIIGPRTMEHLEDLLAGAAVTLDDEVLDRIDRIVPPGIDIGPLDVSYTPPALERAVLRRRSADERAAVTR, encoded by the coding sequence GTGAAGACGCGTGAGCTGGGGCGGACCGGTATTCAGGTCAGCCCCTATTGCCTGGGCACGATGATGTTCGGCCAGGTGGGCAACCCGGATCCCGACGACTGTGTCCGGATCATCCATCGGGCCCTGGACTCGGGCATCAACTTCGTCGACACCGCCGATGTGTACGGACCCCATGGGGTGTCCGAGGAGATCGTGGGCAAGGCGCTGACGGGCCGGCGCGACGACATCGTGCTGGCCACCAAGGTCAACGGCGCGATGGGTGAGGATCCCAACCGTGGCGGGAGCTCCCGGCGCTGGATCATCACCGAGGTCGAGCACTCGCTGCGCCGCCTGCGGACCGACCACATCGACCTCTACCAGCTACACCATCCCGACCCGCGCACCGACATCGAGGAGACGCTCTCCGCCCTCACCGACCTGGTGCGCAGCGGCAAGGTGCGCGCGATCGGCTCCTCCAACCTCCCGGCCTCGGAGATCGTCGAGGCGCAGTGGGTCGCCGACCGGCGCGGACTGCAGCGCTTCCGCACCGAGCAGCCCACGTACTCCCTCCTCAACCGCGGCATCGAGCGCGAGATCCTGCCCGTCTGCCAGCGGTACGGCATGGGCACGCTCGTGTGGAGCCCGCTGGCGATGGGCCTGCTCACCGGCCGCTACCGCAGGGGCGGGCCCCCGGTGCGGAACGCGCGGATGAACTGGGTGCCCCGGCATCTGACCGACGAGCGCAAACTCGACGCCGTCGAGCGGCTCATCCCACTGGCCGAGGAGGCCGGCCTGTCGCTGACCCACCTGGCGATGGCCTTCGCCATCACCCACCCCGGCGTCACCTCGGCCATCATCGGCCCGCGCACCATGGAGCACCTGGAGGATCTCCTGGCCGGGGCCGCGGTCACCCTCGACGACGAGGTCCTCGACCGGATCGACCGGATCGTGCCGCCCGGAATCGACATCGGCCCGCTCGATGTGTCCTACACCCCGCCGGCCCTCGAACGCGCGGTGCTGCGGCGGCGATCGGCGGACGAGCGCGCCGCGGTGACACGATGA
- a CDS encoding winged helix DNA-binding domain-containing protein — translation MTVLGNRALGRATLARQLLLDRADVPVPDAVAHLCGMQAQEPQEPFIGLWSRLRAFDPAVLSDLLSGRGLVRTHLMRRTVHLLTADDTLAWRARHEAMLRQRVLGTSRRELEGIDLDELAAAGRAVMADGAPRSMAELVGALAARWPAPAPRALGEMLIAALVPVAQTPPRGLWRTKAGVRNVLLSSWLGRQPEPASPDGSDPVGQALVRRYLAAFGPAASADLRAWCGLAGLPAAVSAIREELVGFRDERGRELFDLPGAPRPDPDTPAPVRFLPAFDNAILGYHDRGRIIDDAHRGLSVAGQRVVLVDGRVAATWSVDTGTVVVTPLGRLSQADRTAAAEEGRELAAFLSDGESHRVRVSPR, via the coding sequence ATGACCGTTCTCGGCAACCGGGCGCTGGGCCGCGCCACGCTCGCCCGCCAACTGCTGCTCGATCGCGCCGACGTACCGGTCCCCGACGCCGTCGCGCACCTGTGCGGCATGCAGGCACAGGAGCCGCAGGAGCCGTTCATCGGGCTCTGGTCGCGGCTGCGCGCGTTCGACCCGGCGGTCCTCTCGGACCTGCTGAGCGGGCGCGGCCTGGTGCGGACCCATCTCATGCGCCGCACGGTCCATCTCCTCACCGCCGATGACACCCTGGCCTGGCGGGCTCGCCACGAGGCCATGCTGCGCCAGCGGGTGCTCGGGACCTCCCGCCGTGAGCTCGAGGGGATAGACCTCGACGAACTCGCCGCCGCGGGCCGGGCGGTGATGGCCGACGGCGCGCCCCGCTCGATGGCCGAGCTGGTGGGGGCACTCGCCGCGCGCTGGCCTGCCCCGGCACCGCGGGCACTGGGCGAGATGCTGATCGCCGCCCTCGTCCCGGTGGCGCAGACGCCGCCCCGCGGGCTGTGGCGCACCAAGGCAGGGGTCCGCAACGTCCTGCTCTCCTCCTGGCTGGGCCGACAGCCGGAACCGGCCTCTCCCGATGGCTCCGACCCGGTCGGCCAGGCGCTGGTACGGCGCTATCTGGCCGCCTTCGGCCCCGCGGCCTCAGCCGATCTGCGCGCCTGGTGCGGCCTCGCCGGGCTCCCGGCCGCCGTTTCCGCGATACGGGAGGAACTGGTCGGCTTCCGCGATGAACGCGGCCGCGAGCTGTTCGACCTCCCCGGCGCGCCACGCCCCGACCCCGACACACCCGCGCCGGTGCGGTTCCTGCCCGCGTTCGACAACGCGATCCTCGGGTACCACGACCGCGGCCGGATCATCGACGACGCCCATCGGGGTCTTTCGGTCGCCGGGCAGCGTGTGGTGCTGGTGGACGGCAGAGTCGCCGCGACCTGGAGCGTCGACACCGGCACCGTGGTTGTCACCCCGCTGGGCCGCCTGTCCCAAGCCGACCGCACCGCCGCCGCCGAGGAGGGGCGGGAACTGGCGGCGTTCCTCTCCGACGGCGAAAGCCACCGCGTGCGCGTCTCTCCACGCTGA
- a CDS encoding RrF2 family transcriptional regulator: MRLTKSTDLALRTIMRLAVTGAEPCTARQVAGELQVPYSHLAKVAARLQHLGLIETRRGRGGGLALTATGRTASVGQLVREFEGVGDVVDCEGDTPCPLRQGCRLRMALRRAQEAFLASLDPLTVDDLVASPTGPLLLGLVGRAPGQSP; this comes from the coding sequence ATGCGGCTGACGAAGTCAACGGACCTGGCGCTCCGCACGATCATGCGACTGGCAGTCACCGGAGCCGAGCCCTGCACCGCCCGGCAGGTCGCCGGGGAGCTACAGGTGCCCTACAGCCATCTGGCGAAGGTGGCAGCCCGGCTCCAGCACCTGGGCCTGATCGAGACACGGCGCGGTCGAGGCGGTGGGCTGGCGCTCACCGCGACCGGGCGCACCGCCTCGGTCGGGCAGCTTGTCCGGGAGTTCGAAGGGGTCGGCGATGTCGTCGACTGCGAGGGAGATACGCCGTGTCCACTACGGCAGGGGTGCCGGCTGCGCATGGCGCTGCGCCGGGCACAGGAAGCGTTCCTCGCCTCGCTCGATCCCCTGACGGTGGACGATCTGGTGGCGTCCCCGACCGGCCCATTGCTGCTGGGGCTGGTCGGGCGCGCACCCGGCCAATCCCCGTGA
- a CDS encoding DinB family protein — protein MTATATPPTTLDGERADLLAELAAARSALTTTVRGLGDEQAGERPTASALCLGGLIKHVAAIEEGWLRFVLEGPSALRYDLPDGVTWADLAAGTAQEIPQWAIDNQNNFQMPPGETLAGILLRYEQVAARSEEIITAVPDLSATHPLPEAPWNEPGAAHSVRRVLMHVIAETAQHAGHADIIRESLDGQKPS, from the coding sequence GTGACCGCCACCGCCACACCCCCCACCACGCTCGACGGCGAGCGGGCCGATCTGCTCGCCGAGCTCGCCGCCGCACGATCCGCCCTGACCACCACGGTGCGCGGGCTCGGCGACGAGCAGGCCGGCGAGCGCCCGACGGCCAGCGCACTGTGCCTGGGCGGGCTGATCAAGCACGTCGCGGCCATCGAGGAAGGATGGCTGCGCTTCGTGCTCGAAGGCCCTTCGGCGCTCCGTTACGACCTGCCCGACGGTGTCACCTGGGCCGACCTCGCGGCCGGTACGGCACAGGAGATCCCGCAGTGGGCGATCGACAACCAGAACAACTTCCAGATGCCGCCCGGCGAGACGCTGGCCGGGATTCTCCTGCGCTATGAGCAGGTCGCCGCCCGGAGCGAGGAGATCATCACCGCCGTCCCCGACTTGTCGGCGACACACCCGCTGCCGGAGGCGCCCTGGAACGAGCCGGGAGCGGCGCACAGCGTGCGCCGGGTGCTGATGCACGTCATCGCCGAAACCGCCCAGCACGCCGGGCACGCGGACATCATCCGCGAGTCGCTCGACGGGCAGAAGCCCAGCTGA
- a CDS encoding acyltransferase family protein, which produces MADVLPRGDRLPSLTGLRFLLAGVVLAGHVLTLGRFFEDQGVYEAADASSMASAAAVSSFFLLSGFVLAWNASPADTALRFWRRRLVKIFPNHVVTWTLMLGLLMVTGTAALLPVPDPGLGEAVRNLLLVHAWVPDMADFSSVNPVTWSISCEAFFYLLFPLLIRPVRALPARLLWPVIALVAGLVVAMPMVAMAVTDEAAPGSWSPLSTERWWLIYFFPPVRLLEFILGVVLARAVQLDRWPPLRPHWPLLALAGVFAARPQLPEEYVWGAATCLPVAALIPVIATRDVQGHRSRLGRRGLVVLGEASFALYMVHFPVLYAIRVQLDQRTFDTVTATALSLVVSALCVAVSLLLWRGVEMPMMRRFARARVRSAPTAHPAPGGQTAPMPQEDPAP; this is translated from the coding sequence GTGGCCGATGTGTTACCGCGTGGCGATCGGCTGCCGTCGTTGACGGGTCTTCGCTTTCTGCTGGCCGGGGTGGTGCTGGCGGGCCATGTGCTGACGCTGGGCAGATTCTTCGAGGACCAGGGGGTCTATGAGGCCGCCGATGCCTCGTCCATGGCGAGCGCGGCGGCGGTCTCCTCCTTCTTCCTCCTCAGTGGTTTTGTGCTGGCGTGGAACGCGTCTCCGGCCGACACCGCCCTCCGGTTCTGGCGCCGCCGACTGGTGAAGATCTTCCCGAACCATGTGGTGACCTGGACCTTGATGCTGGGCCTGCTCATGGTGACGGGCACCGCCGCCTTGCTTCCGGTGCCGGATCCGGGGTTGGGGGAGGCGGTCCGGAATCTGCTGCTGGTGCACGCCTGGGTTCCGGACATGGCCGATTTCAGCAGTGTCAATCCGGTCACCTGGTCCATCTCATGCGAGGCGTTCTTCTACCTGCTCTTCCCCCTGCTGATCCGGCCGGTGCGTGCGCTCCCGGCACGGCTGCTCTGGCCGGTCATCGCCCTGGTGGCGGGGCTGGTGGTGGCGATGCCGATGGTGGCGATGGCCGTCACCGACGAGGCGGCCCCGGGGAGTTGGTCGCCGCTCTCGACGGAGCGGTGGTGGCTGATCTACTTCTTCCCTCCCGTACGGCTGCTGGAGTTCATCCTCGGAGTGGTGCTCGCCCGGGCGGTCCAACTGGACCGCTGGCCGCCGCTGCGGCCGCACTGGCCGCTGCTCGCCCTGGCCGGAGTCTTCGCCGCACGGCCGCAGTTGCCGGAGGAGTACGTATGGGGAGCGGCCACCTGTCTGCCGGTGGCCGCCCTGATCCCGGTCATCGCCACCCGCGATGTCCAGGGGCACCGGAGCCGGCTGGGGCGACGTGGCCTGGTGGTGCTGGGCGAGGCGTCGTTCGCGCTGTACATGGTCCACTTCCCGGTGCTGTACGCGATCCGGGTGCAGCTGGACCAGCGGACCTTCGACACGGTGACCGCCACGGCGCTGTCCCTCGTGGTGTCGGCGCTGTGTGTGGCGGTGTCGCTGCTGCTGTGGCGCGGTGTCGAGATGCCGATGATGCGCCGTTTCGCCCGCGCCCGCGTCCGTTCCGCGCCGACCGCGCACCCCGCGCCCGGCGGCCAGACCGCACCCATGCCCCAGGAGGACCCCGCCCCATGA
- a CDS encoding class I SAM-dependent methyltransferase, with the protein MDREKITLSGAQETLLATLYGRAVDSRSPDSILHDHAAREAVERVAYDFSKTGMTDTTAVGIALRAKQLDDWAMEFLAEHQKATVLHLACGLDTRVQRLAPPSSVRWLDIDYPEVIDLRRRLLPEPSGNYEMIGTSVTDEAWLREVPDDRPTVVVAEGLTMYLRKEDGKRLIQRITERFPSGQLLFDVYGPLGIRLQKMVPAVRNAGATLHWGLDDPHEVETWYPGLTCLDAVRSVDMPGVEKMPTSGRMSMRVMAHLPGFRDVGRILRYRF; encoded by the coding sequence ATGGATCGCGAAAAGATCACTCTCAGCGGCGCTCAGGAAACCTTGCTCGCCACGCTGTACGGCAGGGCGGTCGACAGCCGTTCACCGGACTCCATCCTGCACGACCACGCGGCCCGCGAGGCGGTGGAGCGCGTGGCCTACGACTTCAGCAAAACGGGGATGACGGACACGACCGCGGTCGGCATCGCCCTGAGGGCGAAACAGCTCGACGACTGGGCCATGGAGTTCCTGGCCGAGCATCAGAAGGCGACCGTGCTCCATCTCGCCTGCGGTCTCGACACCCGGGTACAGCGCCTCGCCCCGCCCTCGTCGGTGCGCTGGCTCGACATCGACTACCCCGAGGTGATCGATCTGCGGCGGAGGCTGCTTCCCGAGCCGTCGGGGAACTACGAGATGATCGGCACCTCCGTGACCGATGAGGCGTGGCTGCGCGAGGTGCCCGACGACCGGCCCACCGTGGTCGTCGCCGAGGGGCTGACGATGTATCTGCGCAAGGAGGACGGCAAGCGGCTGATCCAGCGGATCACCGAGCGGTTCCCCAGCGGCCAGCTTCTCTTCGACGTCTACGGGCCGCTGGGCATCCGGCTCCAGAAGATGGTCCCCGCGGTGCGCAACGCGGGCGCCACACTCCACTGGGGTCTGGACGACCCTCATGAGGTCGAGACCTGGTACCCGGGGCTGACCTGCCTGGACGCGGTGCGCAGCGTGGACATGCCGGGGGTGGAGAAGATGCCCACCTCCGGCCGGATGAGCATGCGGGTGATGGCGCATCTGCCCGGCTTCCGGGATGTGGGCCGGATCCTTCGCTACCGCTTCTAG